In the genome of Palaemon carinicauda isolate YSFRI2023 chromosome 20, ASM3689809v2, whole genome shotgun sequence, one region contains:
- the LOC137659969 gene encoding protein GVQW3-like — translation MENQNFEVRANIKFLTKLDWKPGKIIETLQQVYGDFSPSKSVVYDWIKRFKDGREDLKDIPRNGQPLTATNERTLALVENLVDEDRRITIVMRANETGISHGSAFSAHWVPKALRKDQLHQTAELSLAVLTKIKSNESEFIDRIVT, via the coding sequence ATGGAAAACCAAAATTTTGAGGTCAGAGCTAACATTAAGTTCCTGACCAAGCTTGattggaaaccaggaaaaattattGAAACTTTGCAACAAGTTTATGGAGATTTTTCTCCATCTAAATCAGTCGTTTATGATTGGATAAAGCGATTTAAGGATGGTCGGGAGGACCTCAAAGACATCCCAAGAAATGGACAACCATTGACTGCAACAAATGAAAGAACCTTGGCTTTGGTGGAGAATCTAGTGGATGAAGATCGTCGGATTACTATTGTTATGAGAGCTAATGAGACTGGGATCTCTCATGGTTCAGCATTTTCAGCACATTGGGTCCCAAAAGCATTGCGCAAAGACCAGCTTCATCAAACAGCTGAACTCTCTCTGGCAGTTTTAACAAAGATTAAATCAAATGAATCAGAGTTTATTGACCGGATTGTTACTTGA